From the Chryseobacterium sp. G0201 genome, the window TGACGGTTCATTCTCTCCCAATACAAAAGGAGTTTTAGTATCGGCTTATTACGCAGATTACTACAGAAGAGCCAACGTGGAAACCAATACATTCGATACTTCTTTCATTAAATTAAGAGATGCCAGAATTTCATATTCTTTCCCGAAAAGTGTGACCGAACAGCTTAAGATCACAGATCTGACTTTAGCATTATTCGGAAGAAATCTTTGGATGTGGACGAAGTTCCCATTATTCGATCCGGAAGCAGCAACGCTTAACGATAACCAGATCACTCCGGGAGTCGAAATGGGGCAGTTACCGACAGCGAGAACAGTAGGTATTCAGCTTAATGTTAAATTCTAAAATTTAAAATCATGAAAAAATTACTTTTAAATATTTTATTAATTACAGGAATTGCTTTTGTTTCAGTCTCTTGTGACAGGAATTTGGATGAGGTTAACGTTGACGAAAGTAGGATCAGTGAACCTGTAGCTTCAAAATTATTGGTCCCGATCCAGTACAATATGTCTGCGGTCAACTATATGAGAGCAAACGATTTCACATTCGATATCATGCAGGTTTCTCTTGATTTTCCGAACGAAGGTAACTCTCTGAGCCGTTATTATTTAACGGAAAATACAGGTGCCGGTTTCTGGAATAACAGCTACAAATGGCTTATGCAGATCAATGATATGAAAAAAGCAGCAATAAGAGATAAAGATGTTAATTATCAGGCGATTGCAATGGTTTTGAATGCTTGGGTTTATTCAAATCTTACGGATACTTACGGAGATGTTCCGTTTTCGGAAGCTTCTAATTTGGATGGGGGTATTTCTCAACCTAAATTTGATAAGCAGAAGGATATTTATATTCAGTTATTGAATGATTTAAAGGCCGCAAATTCACTTTTTGTAACCAACAAAATGCTTTCAGGATCTGACCTTTTCTATAAAGCAGAAAGTGATGCAAACGGAATTATAAACTGGAAAAAGTTCTGTAATTCACTTTCATTAAGATTGTTAACAAGAATTTTAAAGAAAAACGGTGAAGTAAATGTTCATGAAAGAATTCAGGAAATCATTAGTAATCCTACAACTTTCCCGGTTTTCCAAAGCAATGCCGAAACTGCAAAATTAAACGTAACCGGAGTTTCACCGCTTCTTCCTCCGATTGCAAGACCACAGGATTTCACTACAGGAAGAGCTGCTTCCGCATTTTTTGTTGAAACTTTAAAAGCAAATAATGACCCGAGAATGGCTCTGTTTTTCGGTCAGGCAAAAGATTTGGCAAGTGTAAATATAGGTTATAAAGGGGCTCCGTCAGGCTATACTTATGGAACGGTATTTAATTACCAGCCTTCAAATATGAATCAGAATTTAGCAAAAGCTCCTTTAAACATTTTGATTTATCCATATGCAGAATTACAGTTCACCTTGGCAGAATTAGCCAACAAAGGAATTATTCCCGGAAGTGCACAGACTTTCTATGAAAATGGCGTAAAAGCCACCATTGAGCAATGGGGCGCTGTGATGCCGGCCAATTATTTTGCAAATCCGGTTGTGGCATATGATGGTTCTTTAGACAAAATATATCTTCAAAAATATGTCGCGTTATTCTTTGTAGATCAACAGCAATGGTTTGAAAAGAGAAGGACAGGTTTCCCGATACTTCCAAACAATGGCGGACTTTTAAACAACGGTAATCTTCCTCAAAGATTGATGTATCCTCCAAATCCTAAAGTTTTGAATACAGCTAATTATCAAACCGCAGTTCAGCAAATGGGCGGAGATAATATTAACCTTAAAACATGGTGGAATCAGTAATAAGTTGAAAAATTTAAGTCAATAATTAAGCTAAGTTTAAATTAAAGCATAAAAGTTAACTACAAACTTAAGCACAATAATTAACCACAAGATTTGTCATTCTGAACGGGAATGAAATGGGAGTGAAGAATCTCTACAAAATAAAGGTTAGATTCTTCCTACGTCAGAACGACAAACTAAGGTGCAACAAATAATTAAATAAAAGCAAAATGAATATAAAATTTTTAATGCCTTGCCTGCTAATCTCAGCAATGGCATTTTCTCAGACCTCTGTTTCAGGATATGTGTTCGAAGACGGTAACAAAAACCTGAAAAAAGAGAATAAAGAAAAAGGAATCGAAGGAGTTGCTGTTTCAAACGGAACTCAGGTTGTGTTAACAGATAAAAGCGGAAGATACAGCTTACCAATCCAAGAAAATCAGACGATTTTTGTAATCAAACCTTCAGGATATATGACGCCTGTCAACGGAAATAACCTTCCTCAATATTATTATCAATACAAACCAAAAGGTTCTCCGGCAGATTTCAAATATAAAGGAACTGCGCCGACTGGAGAGCTTCCGAAGGAATTAAATTTTGCCTTAAATAAGCAAAACGAGAACAAAAACTTCGACATTCTGGTTTTCGGAGATCCGCAACCTTACACAGAAAAGGAGTTGGATTATTTCAAAAGATCAATTGTAAATGAGGTTAAAAATACCAAGAAAAATGCAGTGTTGGGAATCAGTTTGGGTGACTTGGTTGGAGATAATTTAAGTCTGCAAAAACCTTATGCAGATGTAATGAAAGAAGTTGGTTTACCTTGGTACAACGTGATGGGTAACCACGATATGAACTATGATGCAAAAGAAGATGTGTTATCAGACGAAACGTTTGAATCGAATTTCGGACCTGCGAATTATTCTTTCAATTATGGAAATGTTCACTTTATTATTTTGGATGATATTTTGTATCCGGATCCAAGAGATGGAAAAGGATATTGGGGCGGTTTCCGTGAAGATCAGTTAAAATTTGTGGAAAATGACTTAAAATTGGTTGATAAAAATAAATTGGTTGTCGTTTCTTTCCACATTCCATTGGAGCATAAAAATGAAGATAATTTCAGAAATTCAGACCGTCAGAAATTATTTGATTATCTGACACCTTTTCAAAATGCTTTGATTTTATCGGCTCACACACACATTCAGCAACAAATTTTCTACGGAAAACAAGCAGGCTGGAACGGTTCAAAAGACCTTCACGAATTTAATGCAGGAACAACTTGCGGTGACTGGTGGTCTGGAACGGCGGATGATGCAGGATTGCCGACTTCAACCATGAGAGATGGTACTGCAAAAGGGTATTCTTTCATCAGTTTTAATGATAATCAATATAAAGTTAAATATAAAACAGCCGGAAAATCTGAAGATTATCAGATCGGTTTATATGTTCCGAAAGCGGTTCCTCATCCTGCAAAAACTTCTGCGAAAATCTTGGCTAATTTCTTCATGGGAAGCAAAAAAGACAAGGTAGAATACAGAATCGACGGCGATCAGTGGGAAGCAATGGAATATGACGAAACGTTGGATCCAAACTTTGTAATGTCAGTTTTCAAATGGGATGTTACCCCAAATCTTTTACCAGGAAGAAGACCTTCAAACCTTGAAATGTCAAAACACATCTGGACAGGCGCTTTCCCTAAAAAATTATCATTAGGAAAACATAAAGTTGAGATAAGAGCATTGGATATGTACGGAAATCAGTTCGAAACATCACAGGAATTCGAAGTTCAAAACCCGGTTCTTATTCCTTAGTTTTTCATTTTTTACTATACTTTCAAAGAAACCGACTTCATGTGAAGTCGGTTTTATTTTTTTTGATTAAAATTTAAATACAAATCCGTTTTAAACACGAATAACACAAATATTTTTCAATAATAAACACAATTAAGGTGTGATAGTATCAATAGGAACTGGCTTTAGCTCGTTTGTTGAAATTAATAATTCAATTGGCTTTAGCCAAAACTTAAAAATATTTAATTAAAACTTTTGTGATTAATAAATTCGTGTCATCTGTGAAAACATTTGTGTTCATTTGTGTTTCAATCAAAAATGACTTTCGTAAATTTGCTTAAACGAATAAAATACTATTAAAATGAATATACAAGGAAAAAACGCTATCGTTACAGGCGGTGGAAGAGGTCTTGGTAAAGCAGTTGCTTTAGCATTGGCAAATGAAGGAGTGAATATCGGAATCACTGGCAGAAACGAGGAAAACCTTAAAATGACGGTTGAAGAAATTAAAAATCTTGGTGTCAATGCAACATATGCCGTTTTCAGTATGGATAATGAAATTCATGTAAAATCTGGTATAGAGGCTTTGGCAGAACAATTAGGAGGAATAGATATCTTAATCAACAATGCAGGAATCGGCGATTTTGGATCGATCGAAGAAATGCCTTCTGAAACTTGGGAACAGGTTGTTAAAACCAATCTTTTCGGAGTGTATTATGCTGCAAAAGCAGTTCATCCTTTCATGAAAGCAAAAGGAGAGGGAGATATCGTTAATGTAGCCTCAACAGCAGCTTTAAAAGGCGGTCTGAATATGTCAGCATATGCCGCTTCTAAAGCAGCGGTAGTTTCTCTTTCTCAATCTATGATGGCAGAATGGAGAAAACAAAATATCCGTGTCATCACATTAACACCAAGCACAATTGCTTCTGATATGTCTATCCAAGGCGGATTAACAGACGGAAATCCTGAAACCGTTCTTCAACCGGAAGATTTCGCAGAATGGGTAAGAGATATCTTAAAAATGAACAGAAGAGCTTTGATTGCTAATGGTTCTATTTTCTCTACAAATC encodes:
- a CDS encoding SusD/RagB family nutrient-binding outer membrane lipoprotein; translation: MKKLLLNILLITGIAFVSVSCDRNLDEVNVDESRISEPVASKLLVPIQYNMSAVNYMRANDFTFDIMQVSLDFPNEGNSLSRYYLTENTGAGFWNNSYKWLMQINDMKKAAIRDKDVNYQAIAMVLNAWVYSNLTDTYGDVPFSEASNLDGGISQPKFDKQKDIYIQLLNDLKAANSLFVTNKMLSGSDLFYKAESDANGIINWKKFCNSLSLRLLTRILKKNGEVNVHERIQEIISNPTTFPVFQSNAETAKLNVTGVSPLLPPIARPQDFTTGRAASAFFVETLKANNDPRMALFFGQAKDLASVNIGYKGAPSGYTYGTVFNYQPSNMNQNLAKAPLNILIYPYAELQFTLAELANKGIIPGSAQTFYENGVKATIEQWGAVMPANYFANPVVAYDGSLDKIYLQKYVALFFVDQQQWFEKRRTGFPILPNNGGLLNNGNLPQRLMYPPNPKVLNTANYQTAVQQMGGDNINLKTWWNQ
- a CDS encoding calcineurin-like phosphoesterase C-terminal domain-containing protein; the encoded protein is MNIKFLMPCLLISAMAFSQTSVSGYVFEDGNKNLKKENKEKGIEGVAVSNGTQVVLTDKSGRYSLPIQENQTIFVIKPSGYMTPVNGNNLPQYYYQYKPKGSPADFKYKGTAPTGELPKELNFALNKQNENKNFDILVFGDPQPYTEKELDYFKRSIVNEVKNTKKNAVLGISLGDLVGDNLSLQKPYADVMKEVGLPWYNVMGNHDMNYDAKEDVLSDETFESNFGPANYSFNYGNVHFIILDDILYPDPRDGKGYWGGFREDQLKFVENDLKLVDKNKLVVVSFHIPLEHKNEDNFRNSDRQKLFDYLTPFQNALILSAHTHIQQQIFYGKQAGWNGSKDLHEFNAGTTCGDWWSGTADDAGLPTSTMRDGTAKGYSFISFNDNQYKVKYKTAGKSEDYQIGLYVPKAVPHPAKTSAKILANFFMGSKKDKVEYRIDGDQWEAMEYDETLDPNFVMSVFKWDVTPNLLPGRRPSNLEMSKHIWTGAFPKKLSLGKHKVEIRALDMYGNQFETSQEFEVQNPVLIP
- a CDS encoding 3-ketoacyl-ACP reductase, with protein sequence MNIQGKNAIVTGGGRGLGKAVALALANEGVNIGITGRNEENLKMTVEEIKNLGVNATYAVFSMDNEIHVKSGIEALAEQLGGIDILINNAGIGDFGSIEEMPSETWEQVVKTNLFGVYYAAKAVHPFMKAKGEGDIVNVASTAALKGGLNMSAYAASKAAVVSLSQSMMAEWRKQNIRVITLTPSTIASDMSIQGGLTDGNPETVLQPEDFAEWVRDILKMNRRALIANGSIFSTNP